GCCAACGGCCTCGGCCTGCTCGGCGTATCGGCCCCCGAGCGGATGTGACCACCGTCGAGTCGGCTCGTCCTGACCGGATCTCATGCCGAGTCGGCTCGTCATGACCAGCCGACTCGGCATGAAAACGTGTCAGGACGCGCCGACTCGGCGTGAGGAGAGGAGCGGGCAATGAACTCGCATGTTTCGCCCGGTGGCTTCACCGGGACGTCGCCGGTGTGGCTGCGTGAGCCCGAAGACGTCAACGCCCTGGTGCCGGCTCTGTGGTCGGCGACCGCCGCCAAGGATGCCAACGGTGTGCTCGCCGTCGGCGGCGTCGCGCTGCCCGACCTGGTCGCCAACGTCAACACCCCGGCGTACGTCCTGGACGAGGTCGACTTCCGCGAGCGCGCTCGCGCGTTCCGTGACGCGTTCAGTGGCTACGACGTCTACTACGCCGGCAAGGCGTTCCTGTGCACCGAGGTGGCGCGCTGGGTGGCGCAGGAGGGGCTCTGCCTCGACGTCTGCTCCGACGGCGAGCTCTCGGTGGCGCTGCGCGCCGAGGTCGACCCCGCGAAGATCGGCTATCACGGCAACAACAAGACCCCGATGGAGCTGCGCCGCGCGATCGTCACCGGCGTCGGCCGGATCATCGTCGACTCCTTCGACGAGGTCGACCGGGTCGCCGCGATCGCCGCCGAGACCGGGATGACCGCGCGTGTCATGGTGCGGGTCACGGCCGGCGTGGAGGCGCACACCCACGAATACATCGCCACCGCCCACGAGGACCAGAAGTTCGGTCTCTCGATCTCGTCGGGCGACGCCTTCGAGGCCGTACGCCGCCTCCTGGACGCCCCCGGCGTCGAGCTGCTCGGGCTCCACTCCCACATCGGCTCCCAGATCTTCGACTCCTCCGGCTTCGAGGTCGCTGCCCGGCGGGTGCTGGCGCTGCAGACGCGGATCCGCGACGAGCTCGGCACCGAGCTGCCCGAGATGGACCTCGGTGGTGGCTTCGGCATCGCCTACACCACCCAGGACGACCCGTCGGACCCCAAGGCGCTGGCCGAGGAGCTGACCGCGATCGTCGAGCACGAGTGCCGTGGCTACGGCCTCGCGGTGCCGCACCTCTCGATCGAGCCGGGGCGCGCCATCGTCGGCTCCGCGATGTGCACCGTCTACACCGCCGGCACGGTCAAGGAGGTCGCGCTCGACGGTGGCGTCACCCGCACCTACGTCAGCGTCGACGGTGGGATGAGCGACAACATCCGCACCGCTCTCTACGACGCCGACTACTCCGCCACGCTCGCCGGCCGGGCCTCGTCGGCCGAGCCCGTGCTGGGCCGCGTGGTCGGCAAGCACTGCGAGTCGGGCGACATCGTGGTCAAGCACGAGTTCCTGCCCGGTGACATCGCCCCCGGCGACCTGATCGCGGTGCCCGGCACCGGCGCCTACGGGCGCTCGATGGCCTCCAACTACAACCACGCCCTGCGTCCACCGGTCGTGGCGGTGCGTGACGGGGAGTCGCGGGTCATCGTGCGACGGGAGACCGAGGCGGATCTGTTCGCGACCGACCTCGGCTGAGATCTCAGGAACGCCGAGGTCTCAGGAACGCAACGCCCGCAGCACCGCCCGCCCCCGCGGTGAGAGGCGGTAGCCGACGGCGAGCGACTCGGTCAGTCCGAGCTCCTTGAGGCGGCGGATGTCGGCCTTGAACGGCTTCTTCTCCCGCCCGATCGAGGCCGCGACTGTCTCGGCCAGCTCGGCGGGCCGGGCCTCGATGAGCTCGAGATGCTCCCGGGTCCACGCGCCGCGGCGGCTGCGGCGGTCCATGTCGGCCAGCTTCGCGACCAGCGCGGCGGTCTCCTTCTTCCCCGGTCGCTTCGCGCGCAGCGCGACCCGCTCGTCGTCGCCGGCGTGGCGCAGCTCGATCCGGTAGGCGTCGCCGTCCTTGCGGGAGAGGAATGCCAGCAACGCGTCGAGCGTGGTGCCCGCCCGGCGTGCGTCCTCCTCGGTGAGCGCGTCGGGGGAGACGCGCGAGACGGAGACGAACTCGATCACCCCCATCCGGGTGCGCTGCCGGCCGCCGGCGACGTGCATCGGCCGCTTCCAGCGGCGGAAGGCGAGATCGACCTCGCCGGTGCGGATGCGTTCGAGGTCGGCGTTGGGGAACATCACCCACCCATCAAACCGCCTCGTCGGCGGCGCGGCAGCGGGCTGCGTACGAAATCCGGTTTCGCCCTCCTGAAATTCGGGGCTCCGGAAGCCTACGATGGCGCCATGCCTCGCGGGGTCTACTCAGAAGGACAGCGTGCGACGCCGGCCACGGCGCCGCGAGTCTCCGCCGCCCGTCTGACCCGGGAGCGACGGGGGAGCGTCACGAGCGCCGCGGAGACGTTCGGCTGGCCGGTGGTGAGCGGCAAGGCTGCCGCGCAGCGGCCGGTGCGCTGGGAGGTGCTGGGCCCCGACGTACGCGCGGAGCGGTGCGACCTCGTCGTCGACGGCACC
The sequence above is drawn from the Nocardioides albertanoniae genome and encodes:
- the lysA gene encoding diaminopimelate decarboxylase; the protein is MNSHVSPGGFTGTSPVWLREPEDVNALVPALWSATAAKDANGVLAVGGVALPDLVANVNTPAYVLDEVDFRERARAFRDAFSGYDVYYAGKAFLCTEVARWVAQEGLCLDVCSDGELSVALRAEVDPAKIGYHGNNKTPMELRRAIVTGVGRIIVDSFDEVDRVAAIAAETGMTARVMVRVTAGVEAHTHEYIATAHEDQKFGLSISSGDAFEAVRRLLDAPGVELLGLHSHIGSQIFDSSGFEVAARRVLALQTRIRDELGTELPEMDLGGGFGIAYTTQDDPSDPKALAEELTAIVEHECRGYGLAVPHLSIEPGRAIVGSAMCTVYTAGTVKEVALDGGVTRTYVSVDGGMSDNIRTALYDADYSATLAGRASSAEPVLGRVVGKHCESGDIVVKHEFLPGDIAPGDLIAVPGTGAYGRSMASNYNHALRPPVVAVRDGESRVIVRRETEADLFATDLG